One genomic segment of Musa acuminata AAA Group cultivar baxijiao chromosome BXJ3-3, Cavendish_Baxijiao_AAA, whole genome shotgun sequence includes these proteins:
- the LOC135632600 gene encoding protein IQ-DOMAIN 6-like codes for MGGGSGKWRINSLIGLGKQDKLDQVKGCSESGSRRWKFWKKSSRPGASESHRSASEVVVEEEEEVAALYASTSVCSPHNDFKVVRQAFAAIRIQAAFRGCLARRALSALKGIVRLQALVRGRRVRKQAAAAATLECMQARAQAAQRRIDNCRSKVDVLKEAEDGWCDSPGTLEEIKAKLQMRRDGAMKRERAIAYSLCKKQWRPNDLNKCSKPPVLRFDDHETFHWRRSRHWMATAAKPWENRFMEQIQIEPFEIENYGGSDCTNHVNPRVVKAKSNNVATRPSANHASVLREKGRRVQIEYSLEFQCDESSSSSSSSVCTPTPASTFLLLTPQRTEQSNIKAKQKACNNGRTTIERRISSGHVQYFGSSDSNKNAATDSSISTSWRSKSWKRSIDEENYYSNEK; via the exons ATGGGTGGTGGTTCCGGGAAGTGGAGGATAAACTCCCTCATTGGCCTCGGAAAGCAGGACAAGTTGGACCAGGTAA AAGGCTGCAGTGAGAGCGGAAGCCGGAGGTGGAAGTTCTGGAAGAAGTCCTCCCGGCCGGGAGCCAGCGAGAGTCACCGGTCGGCttcggaggtggtggtggaggaggaggaggaggtggcggctCTATATGCTTCTACGAGCGTTTGCTCTCCGCATAATGATTTCAAGGTCGTGAGGCAGGCGTTTGCGGCTATTAGAATACAGGCAGCTTTCCGCGGATGCTTG GCCAGAAGAGCCTTGAGCGCTTTGAAAGGGATCGTAAGGCTTCAAGCTCTGGTGCGAGGCCGGCGGGTGAGGAAgcaggcagcagcggcggcgacgcTAGAGTGCATGCAGGCACGGGCCCAGGCTGCGCAGCGTAGGATCGACAATTGCCGGAGCAAAGTGGATGTCTTAAAGGAGGCGGAG GATGGTTGGTGTGACAGTCCGGGAACACTGGAAGAGATCAAAGCGAAACTACAGATGCGGAGAGATGGAGCCATGAAGAGAGAGCGGGCCATCGCTTACTCACTGTGCAAAAAG CAGTGGAGGCCAAATGATCTGAACAAGTGTTCTAAACCACCTGTGCTTCGCTTCGATGATCACGAAACTTTTCATTGGAGGAGGTCACGGCATTGGATGGCAACAGCAGCGAAACCTTGGGAAAACAGGTTTATGGAACAGATTCAGATCGAACCATTTGAGATTGAGAATTATGGGGGATCTGATTGTACAAACCATGTGAATCCACGCGTAGTAAAAGCTAAAAGCAACAACGTTGCCACAAGACCATCTGCAAACCATGCGTCTGTGCTCAGGGAGAAAGGCCGCAGAGTTCAGATTGAGTACTCCTTGGAATTCCAATGCGATGAGAGCTCttcgtcctcttcttcttcggtttGTACGCCGACTCCAGCATCTACTTTTCTGCTATTAACGCCACAGAGAACTGAGCAGAGCAATATTAAGGCCAAGCAGAAAGCCTGCAATAACGGAAGAACAACAATTGAGAGGCGGATATCATCGGGCCACGTTCAGTATTTTGGTAGCAGCGACTCCAACAAAAATGCTGCCACAGATTCTTCAATTTCGACGTCATGGAGGAGTAAGAGCTGGAAGAGAAGCATAGACGAGGAGAACTACTATAGCAATGAGAAATAA
- the LOC103980029 gene encoding IQ domain-containing protein IQM1 yields the protein MGLSLSLLSWAWIRCLWTRTLGSTETKDVLARSISFGAKDIKMALRSLSFKPSDASNEAVSSVSDSTVTDEPLSFESREPEVTELESKFAFENGVTDETKVELAFRCKSSMKLALPDPELPHRLPQFSSPRPSNELDAAATKLQNVYKSYRTRRNLADCAVVVEELWWKALDFASLEHSSMSFFKVEKPETAVSRWARARTRAAKVGKGLSKDEKAQKLALQHWLEAIDPRHRYGHNLHCYYDVWFESESTQPFFYWLDVGDGREINLEKYPRSHLQNQRIQYLGPKEREAYEVMVKDGKLVYKVSGMPVSTTEGSKWIFVLSTSRVLYVGQKKKGAFQHSSFLAGGATTAAGRLVATQGVLQAIWPYSGHYLPTEDNFKEFITFLENNDVDLSNVKRCSVDDDDYPSLEKRNDEIEADANKADALAVSTTVEVTEATEPSEDPRPDETMQNRVDEVVASEFDKRISCRWTTAAGARIGCVRDYPPDLRSKALEQANLSPRVTPSPSGSRVPIPSPRPSPRVRLSPRLQYMGIPTPTVALTLPKHVRR from the exons ATGGGTTTATCCCTCTCCTTGCTCTCGTGGGCTTGGATCCGATGCCTGTGGACAAGAACACTTGGTTCCACGGAAACAAAAGATGTTCTAGCAAGATCCATCAGCTTCGGTGCAAAAGACATCAAGATGGCCTTGAGGTCACTCAGTTTCAAACCAAGTGATGCATCCAACGAGGCGGTTTCTAGTGTATCCGATAGCACCGTCACGGACGAGCCTTTAAGCTTCGAAAGCCGGGAGCCGGAAGTGACCGAGCTGGAATCCAAATTTGCATTCGAGAATGGAGTCACAGATGAGACGAAAGTGGAACTAGCTTTCCGTTGTAAGAGCTCGATGAAACTCGCGCTCCCTGATCCGGAGCTCCCACACCGCCTTCCCCAGTTTTCTTCACCTAGACCTTCGAACGAACTTGATGCGGCAGCCACCAAGCTGCAGAACGTCTACAAGAGTTACCGAACCAGAAGAAATCTAGCAGACTGCGCCGTCGTGGTCGAGGAGCTCTG GTGGAAGGCATTAGATTTTGCTTCTCTGGAGCATAGCTCTATGTCATTCTTCAAAGTTGAAAAACCAGAGACGGCGGTTTCGAGATGGGCAAGGGCTCGCACCAGAGCAGCCAAG GTTGgcaagggtttgtccaaagacgaaAAGGCCCAGAAGCTAGCACTACAACACTGGCTGGAAGCG ATCGACCCCCGTCATCGGTACGGCCACAATTTGCATTGCTATTATGATGTGTGGTTCGAGAGCGAGAGCACCCAACCATTCTTTTACTG GTTGGATGTCGGCGATGGACGGGAAATAAATCTCGAGAAGTACCCAAGAAGCCATCTTCAGAACCAGCGCATCCAATATCTTGGACCG AAAGAGAGGGAAGCATATGAAGTCATGGTCAAGGATGGAAAGCTTGTCTACAAAGTGAGCGGTATGCCTGTTAGTACAACGGAAGGTTCCAAGTGGATATTTGTCCTCAGCACATCAAGAGTATTGTACGTGGGACAG AAAAAGAAAGGCGCGTTCCAGCATTCGAGTTTTCTAGCTGGGGGAGCGACAACAGCTGCCGGAAGATTGGTTGCTACGCAAGGGGTACTCCAG GCGATATGGCCATACAGCGGTCATTACCTCCCGACCGAGGATAATTTCAAGGAATTTATCACCTTCCTTGAGAACAACGATGTAGACCTCAGCAATGTCAAG AGGTGTTCCGTCGACGATGATGACTACCCCTCCTTGGAGAAACGTAACGATGAGATAGAAGCTGACGCTAACAAGGCTGATGCATTAGCAGTTTCCACTACAGTCGAGGTCACGGAAGCTACGGAACCTTCGGAGGACCCCAGGCCAGACGAAACCATGCAAAACAGAGTGGACGAGGTGGTGGCGTCGGAGTTTGACAAACGCATATCATGTAGATGGACTACAGCTGCCGGGGCTCGCATCGGGTGCGTTCGGGATTACCCACCTGATCTCCGATCCAAGGCCCTCGAGCAAGCGAACCTCTCACCGAGAGTTACTCCGTCACCCAGCGGAAGCAGAGTCCCTATCCCGTCTCCGCGACCAAGCCCCAGGGTCAGGCTGTCCCCTAGGCTTCAGTACATGGGCATTCCGACCCCCACCGTCGCCCTCACACTACCTAAGCACGTCAGGAGATGA